The Catenulispora sp. GP43 nucleotide sequence GTTATCCGCACCGAAACCAGCCCCGCCCGCAGGCGGGAACCCTTGCGGCGCGCCGAAACCGGACTCGCCGCCATCCTGGCCAAAGCCCTGCGCACCGAAACCAGACTCGGCGCTATCCGCGCCAAACCCGGCCCCGCCCGCAGGCGAGAACCCTTGCGGCGCACTGAAACCGGCGTTGTTCGCGCCCGGGAAGCCCTGCTCCCCGAACGCCTGCTCCTCCGGCTGCGGCGCCGCGAAGCCCTGCGGCGCGCCGAAGCCGCCCTGCTGCTCCTCGGCGCCGAAGCCGTGGCCGTCGGCGTTCTGCACGCCGGGGTGCCGGCCGAAGGAGTCCTGGCCGAAGGAGTCCTGGCCGGGCTCGTCGAGGATCGCCGGGATGATGTCCGTCGGCTGGTCGTAGGAGGCCGGGCCGCGCAGCGGCGCGCGCAGGTCGAAGCCGGGGCGCTCGGGCGGTTCCGGGGCGGCGTCGAAGACGCTGATGTCGACCTGGCCGCGCTGGTCGCGGGGGTCCCGCTGGTCGCGCTGCTCCCTGGGGTCGCGCTCGTCGCGCGGCAGCGGGGTGCGGTCGGCCGCCTCGTCGAAGTCGTTGCCGTCGGCCGGGGACGCCTGCTGCGGGACCACCGGGTCGCGGCGGAAGACGTCGAACTGCTGGGCCTGGCGCAGGGCCTCGGCGCCGCGGGCGCCCGGCGAGCGGCGGGGCGTGGGGCCGGAGTCGGCGTTGGCGTCGCGCTGCTGCGGCACGCCGAAGCCGCCGCGGCCATCAGGACCCTGATTGCGGGGGCCGGGCTGCGGGCCGCGGCCGGGCGGCGGCTGCATCTGCGGCATCATCGGGCGCTGAGCACGCCCCGGCTCGCCGGGCCCGCGGCCGCCCTCGGCCGGGCCCCGGCCGCCGGCCGGCTGCTGGTCGCGGAACGCCGAGCCGGGCGGCACCGCGGGGCCGCCGGGCGCGCCGGCCGGACGCGGACGGATCGGGCGCGTGGGGCGGTTGGCAGACTCCGGGCCCTGCGGTCCACCGGGACCGCCGGGACCGCCGGGACCGCCATGGCCACCCGGGCCGCCGGGGACGCCGCCGGGCCCACCCGGGCCACCCGGGCCACCCGGGCCGCCCGGCGCCCCGGCGCCGGGACGCCCCGGCTGCTCCGGCCCGCCGAACGCACCGCGCGGATCCCGCCCGTCGCGCATCCGCGGGCCGCCCGGGCCACCCGGACCGCCCGCTCCGTTCGGCCCGCCGGGCCCGCCCGGCCCCGCGGAGCCGTTGCGCGGCCCCGGGAACTCGGCTTCGTCGTCGAACACCAGCCTGCTGAACTCGGTGGTCGGCGCGCTGTCGTCGTAGGGTCCCGCGCCGGGCGGGAAGCCGTCCTCGAACGGCGGCCTCCCGGAGCCGTCACGCCCGAAATCGTCGGCACCGGTCACCGTGGGTTCCTCGATCCTGTCGTTCCATACCATGGTTCGTATCCCGCTCCCGTTCCCCGTGTCCCCCTTGTCAGCGGGGGTTCGCGTTCGCGTGGGCGCTGCCAAGTATCGCTTGTCGGAGGCACGCGCGAGCCCGGAAGAGCATACGCAGCCCCGGATGGGTTGACTAAAATGCCGGGTCTGTCACCCAAGCTCACCCCAAAGAACGAATACCGGCGCCGCCGGAGCCAGCCGGAGCGCGTCCCCGGGCCGGGGCGCCAGCCTGGAGGCCTGCAACTGCACGCCGTCCACCCGGCGGTCGCCGATCCGCAGCGCCTGCCGGATGGCCGGCAGCCGGTCCAGCGCGGTGACCGCGGTGACGACGGTGCGCGCGCCGGTGGTGGCGCACGCCCGGACGATCTCGGCGCGCTCGGTCCCCACGAACACCGAGTCCGGGCGCGGCAGCGTGGCCAGGGCCGCCGGCGCCAGGCCGCTGACCACCTCGACGTCCACGCCGTGCATCACCGCGTTCAGCGATATCCGCTCGCAGGCGTCCGGATCACGCTCCACCGCGATCACCGCCGCGCCCAGCCGCGCGCACTCCACGGCCAGCGCCCCGGCCCCGGCCGCGACCTCCCACACCATCGCGCCCAGCCGCGGTGCCAGCCGCGCGAGTATCAAGGCCCTGATTTCAGCGGGCAGGACCTGCGGACCGCGGGCCACGAACGCGTTGTCCGGCACCGCCCAGCCGGCCGAGGGCCCGGCCCAGGCCGACACCCAGCCCGAACCCCAGCGCGGGTCGTGCGGGGAGTCCGGGCTCAGCCGCTCCTCGTCCAGCACCAGGATCGCGTCCGCGGCGCCCCAGACGACGCGCGCGGCCGCCTCGGTCGGCGAGAGCTTCTCGATCCGCTCGTCGGGCTCCCCGAGGTGCTGGGCCACGATGAAGGCGCGCTGGGCGCCGCGCAGGGCCGAGGCGACGCGGTGCGGCGGGAACTCCGGGGCGGCCACGATGGCCACCTTGGGGTGCGCGCGGGCGGTGTTGGCGGCGCGCTGCAGCGAGCGGTCGTCGGTCACGCAGACCACGACCGCGTCGTCCCAGGGCAGCCCCAGGCGCCCCAGGGTGGCGGCCACCGGGCCGGGCGCCGGGTAGCCGACGACCTCGAAGCCTGATTCGCGCAGATCGCGCAGCACGCCGAAGAACCCGGGGTCCCCGGCGGTCACCACCACCGCCGGGCCGGCCTTCGGATCGGTCAGGTGCGCGGTGAGCCGGGCGTAGGCCAGGCGGTTGTCCTCGCCCAGCAGGATCCGCCGCACGTGCTCGGGCACGCCGATCCCGTCGAGGTGGCGCGCCACCCCCACGACCAGTTCGGAGGACTCCAGGACCCGGCGGACCACCGGCCCCGGCAGTGATCCGTCGTAGCCGACGACCGCGACCGCCGCCGCGGCCTGGGCTATCGCCGGCCCCGCGGCCCCGTGCCGGCCGGCGGTCACGCCGGCCCCCCGCACAAAGCCACGGCGAAGCCGGGGGCGCGCCGTGGATCGGGCATGGAGAGGTCCTCCGCGTTACGTCTGTAGGAACTTCAACGCACACTAACACCGCCTGTTCCACAAGTGAGGCGGCGAATCAGTCAAAAGCGGGTAAATCAGGCAGCGAACATGCCCGTTCGGCCGTGGCGCGGATCTCACCGCGCGCGCCGGCGGCGCGCTCCGAGGAGGCGCGCACGTGCAAAGGCACGTGCATCAGTGGAACATGGTCACCTGCTGGACACCCTCGGCGATGAACGGATCGCCGTCCCGGGCGAACCCGAAGCGCTCGGCCCAGGGCTCCAGCGCGGTCGGGACGTCGATCAGCAGCCGCCGCTCGCCGGCCATCTTCACAGCGTAGTCCAGCAGCCGCCCGGCTATGCCGCGGCCGCGCGCGCCGAAGCGGGTGGCGAGCCGTTCTATCCGCAGGGTGTCGTCCGACTCCTGGACCACGCGCACGGCGGCCAGCACGTCCCCGTCGCGCTCGGCCCACAGGTGCACGCTGGACGGCTCGGTGTCCCGGCCGTCGATGTCCAGGTGCGAACTGCCCCATTCGACGATGAAGACCTCCTGCCGCAACCGCAGCAGGGCGTAGATGGTCGGCGCGTCGAGGTCC carries:
- a CDS encoding precorrin-6Y C5,15-methyltransferase (decarboxylating) subunit CbiT, with translation MTAGRHGAAGPAIAQAAAAVAVVGYDGSLPGPVVRRVLESSELVVGVARHLDGIGVPEHVRRILLGEDNRLAYARLTAHLTDPKAGPAVVVTAGDPGFFGVLRDLRESGFEVVGYPAPGPVAATLGRLGLPWDDAVVVCVTDDRSLQRAANTARAHPKVAIVAAPEFPPHRVASALRGAQRAFIVAQHLGEPDERIEKLSPTEAAARVVWGAADAILVLDEERLSPDSPHDPRWGSGWVSAWAGPSAGWAVPDNAFVARGPQVLPAEIRALILARLAPRLGAMVWEVAAGAGALAVECARLGAAVIAVERDPDACERISLNAVMHGVDVEVVSGLAPAALATLPRPDSVFVGTERAEIVRACATTGARTVVTAVTALDRLPAIRQALRIGDRRVDGVQLQASRLAPRPGDALRLAPAAPVFVLWGELG
- a CDS encoding GNAT family N-acetyltransferase, whose protein sequence is MGKVSYRYAHIEDLDAPTIYALLRLRQEVFIVEWGSSHLDIDGRDTEPSSVHLWAERDGDVLAAVRVVQESDDTLRIERLATRFGARGRGIAGRLLDYAVKMAGERRLLIDVPTALEPWAERFGFARDGDPFIAEGVQQVTMFH